The genomic region tacttctccacaactttgtccctgacctgtttggagagctccttggtcttcatggtgccgcttgcttggtggtgccccttgcttagtggtgttgcagagactggggcctttcagaacatgtgtatatatactgagatcatgtgccagatcatgtgacacttagattacacacatgtggactttatttaactaattatgtgacttctgaagttaattggttgcaccagatcttatttagaggcttcatagcaaagggggtgaatacatatgcacgcaccacttttccgttattaaatttttttgattttctgaaacaagttatttttttaatttcacttttgtgtatgtccattacatgaaatccaaataaaaaatcaatttaaattacaggttgtaatgcaacaaaataggaaaaacgccaagggagatgaatacttttgcaaggcactgtactactCCAGCCCTTCAGGCTTTTGTTTCAGCCCAGCTCGAAGACACTTAATTCTGACAATCCATACTGAATATCACAATTTTAGTTGATTCTTTGAAATGTTAGTGTTGGGTTGGAGCAAAGGCCTGCACACCCAGCAGCTCTCCCACGACTTGAGTTTTCTTGTCAAGGAAATGTACGGTGCAGTCAAAACATTCCAGTAGGATATTCAAATACTTCTGTCTGTAGTTGTGGGGCTGTCAGTAGTGGGTGGCACCATTTCCTGGTTACCTTGGAAAGACATTGACATTTCCTTGTGGTTCCATGACCGATGACACGTGAAAGATTTTCAGCAACACTTGAAGGCTAAATGCACAAACGTTGGTTTTAAAAATGAGTATTTTTTCTAGTCAACTTCTATTATCCTCCAATATCTTTCACGTCACCAGTTTGTTCCTTTACTCATAGTTTGAAATTGGGGTTGTGACAGTGTACCTTTTCCCCTGTCGTGACAGATGACATCCAGGTGCGCTTCTATGAGGATGATGAGACAGGGCTGACATGGGAGGCCTTTGGGGACTTCTCCCCCACTGATGTACATCGACAGGTCATTGACACACAATTTGCCAATAAAGTCAGTTTTTATATTTCCTCCCCTGTAACAGTACTATAACCTAACCACTGGTAAAATCTCCACTCCCTTCCACAGTTTGCCATTGTTTTCAAGACCCCCAAATACAGAGACCTGAACCTCCAGAAGCCCACCTCAGTGTTTGTGCAGCTGAAGCGTAAATCGGACAACGAGACGAGCGAGCCCAAGCCCTTCACCTACCACCCACAGATCATAGGTGAACCGCTCTGAAACACCCCCAGACCTGGTCCTGGAGACCCCCTGTGCATGCTGGACTCCATCCCAACCAACTATAGTTTGTGCCATTCTTATGGCACAGGGTTCAAATTGGACATAACCCGCTATTCTGTCAACTGTCAAGTCAATCCGCTCATCTTGTCCCTGGTCTTCATCCTCAGATAAGGAAGAGgtgcagaggaagagacagaagaCCCTGCCTAACTTCCAGGACTACAGCGGCCAAGGTGGAGCAGGGGGCATGTACCGGGGACCAGGGGGAGGAGGCTCCGCTACGGGGGGAGGACCCGGCTCTGGGGGAGGAGGTACACCCAAAATGTTTCTGATGAATCATTCATTTTAACACAACAGAAGAAATGTGATTTAAGGTGAACGAGACAAGCCATGTAAACTTCAAATGGGCAATGTCTCACAAAATCCTGAACACAAGACAAAGTACAAGTTCAAAAGCTTTATTGTCTATTTAGGCTAAAAGGAAATGTGTAACCACTTAAAAGCAACTTTCTTTTAGGTTACTTCCAGGGCTATTCCACCTACAATAACTACGGCACTGGCTATAGCGCTGGCTTTTCCCCTGGCATGAGTGGTGGCGGAGCGGGTATTAAACATGgtgagtgtgtttgtctgtctgctaGATCAATTCCATTTAAGTTCAGGATAGGAATTAAGCTCAACCATGTTCCCTCGACACAGCTCCACAGGGCAGAGCGGAGGACAGCGATGATGACAGCGACGTGGACGATGACCCGTCCTCAGGGGCAGTGGTGGCGGTCCAAGCCCAGTCGGAGGATGCCTCTGCTGGGGAGACaagtgaggagagaggggctGGTGTGGAGCTAGGACCAGGGGACAGGACTGGAGGTGCGCCCAACAAGGACATTTGTATAGTGATTAGTGAGCCACTTCCCCAGGAAACAGACTACTGTACTTGTTGGTGtatgactgtgtgtttgtgctggAAGCCAGGGTGGTTAATGACAGTGTTTTTATATTTGTGTCCAGAATGCGTGCTGGAGGCCAAGCTGGTGGATGTGGCTGAGAGGCAAGCTGAAGCCCTCTTCCAGTACGCCGTCACTGGAGACGTCCGCTACCTGCTGGCTCCACAGCGCCACCTCATGACGGCTCAGGATGAGAACGGTGACACGTACGTCCCCTCCCACACAACCTATCACTTCAGACCTAATTTTAACATAAATATAACTCAGACTTTCACAGCATTTGTATAACTGTATAACCTCCATTTTGTGTCCATCTGCATTCAGCTTTGCATTGATGCCAATGGGATATATAACCCTGATATGTGGCATAGTTTCTCCAGTAGCACATGCCAATCTGGGCTTGTCCTCTGTTTCTCCAGTGGTCTCCATTTGGGCGTGATCCACAGCCAGACAGACGCAGTCAGGAGTCTAGCCcaggtcctctctgtcctgcctgGAGAGGAGGTCCTCAACATGAGGAATGACCTCTATCaggtaacaaacacacacacacgccttgtGTTTCTGTGACGATCTTAGTTCGTCAATGACAGAACAGGCAGTAATATCCTATATTTGTGTCCCTCTATCCCAGACTCCTTTGCACCTAGCAGTGATAACCCAGCAGAAGGTGGCGGCCGAGGCCCTCCTATTGGCTGGGGCTGATGTCACTCTGTCTGATCGCCACGGAAACACAGCTCTACACCTGGCCACTCagcagaaggagggagggatggtggaATGTCTACTAAGACACAGAGAGGTGGTGGAACTAGTGGACCTCCCCAACGCAGcaggtacaacacacacacatacacacactcatatacacacacgcaTAGTGGAAAGTGAAGTCAACTAGAGCATGACAGTGCTTTTATCCTCCAGGATTTTGCTCCCTCCACCTGGCTGTGCTGGCCAACAACCTGTGTTCCCTCAGGGACCTCCTGGTGAGCGGGGGCAGTGTGGAGGTCCAGGAGAGGAGCTGCGGCCGCACGGCGCTCCACTTGGCCACTGAGCTGGACAATGTCTCCCTGGCAGGCTGCCTGCTACTGGAGGTACGTACCGTAGAAGCCTTGCCTACCTCCATTACGGACCACCCTGCATCTTTCTACTGGCTGGTATCTTGAGGCTAAGCAGAGTTGGGCCTGGTCAATACCTGGATGGGAGACTAGAGTGTATTTAGTAAGGTGAAACTTTGAGAACGTAACAAACTAGCACAACTCAAGTAGCCCTTTCCTTGTGACGGTTGATGGGTCATGGGTGTAAGATGTGTGTTGACAGTGTTCTCTCCCTCCATAGGGGAATGCTGATGTGGACTGCTGCACCTACAACGGCTCCAGCCCTCTCCACATAGCAGCAGGGCGGGGCTCTGTCAAACTGACCGCTCTCCTCATGGCTGCAGGTATGACTAAGTTTCTTCAAACTGTCCCCTTTGTGAAAATGGCTTAGTTCGATGTCTTTGTTTTCTCTGTAACTGCTGTTTTGTAATATAGTCCTAGCTCAAAGACAGACATGACTTTATCAATCTTTTCATGTCTAGGTGCCAATCCTCACAAAGAAAACTTTGAGCCCCTGTTCTTCAGAGAGGATGACTGCTGTgtggatgaggaagaggaggaggagcaggacgaAGGCTACATCCCAGGGATGACTCCTCTTAACATGGCTGCCACTCCTGAGGTGGGTTCCACTTGCACACGCTTTGATGTGTTTTCTGGAAGTCATTTTCCTACATGTTCTACTATCGTCTCACACGCCACGTATCTCACTCAACTGACTAATATTGCTATAGTCCTTTCTCACGCCTTTTAATTTTGACTCTAAAGATAACATGTATGTCATTTTATGACAACAAAACTACTGACGTGAATTCACGAGTTGAAAGAATATTTAAAAATGAAATCTTTATCTATTTGAATGTTCGCTaaatattctctctcttccttgtaCTTCTAGGTATTGGAAATTCTGAATGGCAAAGAGTACAAGCCAGAGACCACCATCCCAGTCTTCATCCCCCCTCAAGGTTGGCTCCTGCACTTCAGTTTAAACAACCCCCTTCATTGTAATCTCTACGTCTTAGGCCATAGGGTTCTACTGCTGTCTCGTCTTGGTTCTTGTCCACTTTGGAGTACAGCTAACGGTGTCATGTTTCTGTAGGCGACATGCAGAGCCTGGGCTCAGACACAAAGCAGGCACTATGCCAGGCCCTTGAGTGCCAGGGGGGGAGCTGGGAGAGTCTGGCGCACACGCTGGGGCTGGGCATCCTCAACAGCGCCTTCAGACTCAGCCCCTCCCCCGCCAGCACGCTGCTGGACAGCtatgaggtacacacacacacacacacacacacacacacacctatcccaACCTTAGGCAAATATCTTCTTTAGGGAATTCACTTACAAACCCATTTCTAAGAAAGCTGATGTTTCTCTGGAAACTTGCTCCTCCTCTTCTCTGGTGTTGTGCCAGGACACATTAATCAACATTCAGACAAAGACATGAGGGGGAAACATAGGCATTGTAAGATTTGAAATTTCACTTTGATAGTCTCTCTTCTTTTTTGCTCAGATTTCTCCCACCTTGAATTCAAGTCAGTACAGAAAATGAATTAATATGTTCTCATTGAAACTTGGGGACTTTTTTTCAACACTTCCATTTAATTTTGACCCAATAGTTGGTTTATAAGTAACACTTCTATGCCCCTGCCTGTAGGTATCCGGGGGAAGGGTCAAGGACCTTTTGGAGGGACTCAGGACAGTGGGAAACTGCACCGCTttgacagtactgcagggggcaCTGTGTGAAACAGAGCAGGCTCCCCAAAGCACCACAGAGCTCTTAGGTAAGCTCAAAAAGAACTCAGCCAGTAGCTCAATGtgcaatatacactaccgttcaaaggtttggggtcacttagaaatgtccttgtttttgaaagaaaagcaattttttttaacCATtagaataacatcaaattgatcagaagtacagtgtagacattgttaatgttgtaaatggctattgtagctggaaatggctgatttttttttttttaatggaatatctacataggtgtacagaggcccattatcagcaaccatcagtcctgtgttccaatagcacgttgtgtttgctaatccaagtttataattttaaaaggctaattgatcataaccagaatagaaagaggagtgggaggccccagtgcacaactgagcaagaggacaaatacattagagtgtctagtttgagaaacagacgcctcacaggtcctcaactggcagcttcattaaatagtacccgcaaaacaccagtttcaacgtcaacagtgaagaggcgactccgggatgctgaccttctaggcagagttgcaaagaaaaagccatatcagactacccatcttaatcttttatttttattgaccagtctaagatatggctttttctgcctatttctcaaactagacacactaatgtatttgtcctcttgctcagttgtgcacgggggcctcccactcctctttctgttCTGGTTAGaggcagtttgcgctgttctgtgaagggagtagtacacagcattgtacgagatcttcagtttcttggcaatttctcgcatggaatagccttcatttctcagaacaagaatagactgatgagtttcagaagaaagttacttgtttctggccattttgagcctgtaatcgaac from Coregonus clupeaformis isolate EN_2021a chromosome 3, ASM2061545v1, whole genome shotgun sequence harbors:
- the LOC121543405 gene encoding nuclear factor NF-kappa-B p105 subunit produces the protein MAEEDAYLAHPQYFDIEPLWDPLNFPPMSLTNSLRTADGPYLQIIEQPKQRGFRFRYGCEGPSHGGLPGASSEKNRKSYPQVKICNYQGLARVVVQLVTNSKDAHLHAHSLVGKQCDKGICIADLQPKDSSISFPNLGILHVTKKNVSKTLEDRMTEAYRMGYNCGIVIHSDIDSFQGEVRIPRELTDHQRNMICSAAHQQAKEMDLSVVRLMFTAFLPDSDGGFSRRLDPVISDPIFDSKAPNASNLKIVRMDRTAGCVTGGEEVYLLCDKVQKDDIQVRFYEDDETGLTWEAFGDFSPTDVHRQFAIVFKTPKYRDLNLQKPTSVFVQLKRKSDNETSEPKPFTYHPQIIDKEEVQRKRQKTLPNFQDYSGQGGAGGMYRGPGGGGSATGGGPGSGGGGYFQGYSTYNNYGTGYSAGFSPGMSGGGAGIKHAPQGRAEDSDDDSDVDDDPSSGAVVAVQAQSEDASAGETSEERGAGVELGPGDRTGECVLEAKLVDVAERQAEALFQYAVTGDVRYLLAPQRHLMTAQDENGDTGLHLGVIHSQTDAVRSLAQVLSVLPGEEVLNMRNDLYQTPLHLAVITQQKVAAEALLLAGADVTLSDRHGNTALHLATQQKEGGMVECLLRHREVVELVDLPNAAGFCSLHLAVLANNLCSLRDLLVSGGSVEVQERSCGRTALHLATELDNVSLAGCLLLEGNADVDCCTYNGSSPLHIAAGRGSVKLTALLMAAGANPHKENFEPLFFREDDCCVDEEEEEEQDEGYIPGMTPLNMAATPEVLEILNGKEYKPETTIPVFIPPQGDMQSLGSDTKQALCQALECQGGSWESLAHTLGLGILNSAFRLSPSPASTLLDSYEVSGGRVKDLLEGLRTVGNCTALTVLQGALCETEQAPQSTTELLGRVQDLKLDGREDSGVCDSGVELSTV